The DNA region TTTTAGGAATTTTAATGCAATATTTTCAAACTCAAGGTTTTATTTGGTTTTATATAGTTTGTTTAGGATTTTTAATTCTCTTTGCCATAAATAAACCAAATATACTTAATAAAAATTTAAGAAAAAAACCTAGAAACATGGTTTTATTAAATGATTAATACTCAAATCACAAGTCAAATTTCTAATCTACAAAAAAATGATTCAAAAACAGATAATAATACCCTAAAGGACAAAACTGGTTCAAAAAACAGTTCAAAACAAAGTCTTACAGAAGTTTTAAAAGAAAATTTAACTTCAAACAAAAATATAAATAAAGAAGAAATTACACCTAATTTTAGCTCAAATCAAATTAACGAAAAATTAAAAGAACTTATCAATAAACTTCTAAACCAAATTAATGCTCAAAAAAATCCTAATTCACCTATGCTTAAACAAGGAAAAAATTTAAATTTAGCACCCAATTTTGCAAATGAATTAAAAAATTTAAGCACAGAACTTGCAAAAAATGATATTTTTACACAAGTTTTAAATAAACTCAATACTATTTTAAAACCTGCTAGTGAAATTAAAAATGATAATCTTGCCCCTTTATTAAAAAACTCGGGAGTGTTTTTAGAAGCTAAGTTAAAAGACGCCTTAAATGAAGAATTATTACCTAAAAGTTTTCATTCTCTTTTAAGTGCTATTAAAGGACTTAGCAATAAAGAACTTAGTAATAAAATAGCTCAACTTGCTGATACTAACTTAAGTCCAAAAGATGCCTTAAAAGAACTAAAAAATATTATTGATCATTATCAAAACCAAAATAAAACAATCTTAAATAAAAGTTCTTTTAAAATACTTTTACAATTAAGCACTAAATTAGAAAATTTTAAAAATTACATCAGTAAAAATCCAAGCCACGCTCAAGAAAAAATTATCCCTTTGGCTCATAAAATATCAAAAGAATTAAATTCTATAAAACATCATTTTTCTAAAACTTTAAATAAATCAGAAAATCTTCTTATTAAAGATACAACCATTTTAAAGCAAGTTGCTAATGCTTTTGAAAAACTTGAAAATACTTTAAAAAATATCTTAGAACGTGGCAATTTAAAAAACCAAAATAAAATTCATTTAACACAAAATTCTATTCATGAGCAAAATCCTTCAAAATATAAACATCAAAACATAAAAGAGAATTCTATAGAAAATAAAACAAAAAATTCATCACAACCTGATGAAAAAAATCACGAAATAAATCCTAATAAACAAATAACTTCAACAGAAAAAAAAGACAATAAAGACAATGATGGTAAAATAAAATACCAAAAAAATAATCACGAATCAAACAATATTAAAGAAAATAATACAAAACAAGAAAATGAAAAAAATATAGAAAATAAAGTTAAAGATTTAAAAAATAATTTCAAAGAAAGTCATCAAATAAACAAAGATTTTACTCCAAATAACAAAGAATATCCTAAAACAAACAATATACAAAATATGCAACAAAATACATCTAATAATCAAAATATTTTAAAAAATCAAGATTTTATACAACAAAATATAATAAAAAATTTAGCATTTAGCACAGAAAATCTTGACTTAAATCAAGCACAAGATTTAAGCAAACATTTAAATCATCTTTTTATAAAAATTAATAAAAGTTTATTAGAACTTGATCCTCAAAGTCAAAATGCTAAATCAAATCAAATAGAATTAAAACACTTAGAACACAAACTCAATCACTCCCTTAAAGATCTAGCACAAATTAAATCCAAGACTAATGAAGATATAGCAGATTCTTTACATCATGATGTTAAATCTACACTTTTACAAATTTCTAATTTAGCTAAAAATGAAAATAATGAGGCCATATATAATCAAGCAAATCGCCTTTTAGCTCAACTTGAAATCAATCAACTCATGTCTTTAGCTAATGATTCTATTAATACTTATTTACCTTTTTCATGGGAAGATTTAAACGATTCTAAAATTATATTTAGACGTGGCAAAAAAGATAAATTTTTTGCTCAAATTAAACTTGAATTTGCAAAACTTGGAAATTTAGAAATTCTTCTTTCTCTTAATAATGAAAAATATATAGATATTAATATCATGGCTGAAAATATTGAATTTAGAAAAACCATTTATGAAAATGCGCATACTCTTAAAAGAAATATTAATAAAGCAGGGCTTTTAAGTGGAAATTTCTTTATAGGAGATATTATTAAAAATAAATTTGATGCTAAAAATATAAAAAATTTAGACCTTGAAATAGGCATGGATAAAAAAGTATGAATGAAATTAAAAAATCAGTAAAAAAAGCAGTTGCCCTAGCCTATCAAAAAGAAAAACATACAGCACCTAAAGTTTTAGCTAGTGGCAAGGGTGAGAGTGCGGCTAAAATCATTGCTTTAGCCAAAGAACATGGTGTGCCTATTAAAGAAGATGAAGACTTAATAGAAATTTTAAGCAAACTTGATTTAGGTGATGAAATTCCACCTAATATGTATAAAGCTGTAGCTGAAATTTTTGCTTTTATTTATCAAATGGCAAATAAAACACCTAAAACTTAATCAGCAATTTTTTCTCCAAATTTTACATTTTGCTCTATTTTAAGCTTATAATCAAAAAGACCTTTTTGAGAAATCAAAACGATGGTGGATCCTAATTCAAAATTACCCAATTCTTGTGCTTTACTAATCATCAAATCTGTATATTTCCTTGTAAAATTATGAGAAATTTTTGCATTAGTTTGTATGCTTGCATCAAAATTAAAACGCATTTTACCCACATTTTGTGCCCCAATAAAAACAAGCCAAAAAATACCTTTTTGAGTCTGACATTTTAAACTAACTCTTTCATTTTTTACATATAAATTACCAACATGTTTTAAAGATTTTTCATTTACACTATAAAGCATCCCGCTTATATAACTTGCACTTAAAATCTGCATATTGCAAGGACTATGATAACGATGATAATCTTTTGGGGAAAGATAAATATTAACATAATCAAGTCCATTTTTTAATTCTTCTTTTTCAAAATTGTCCCTTAAAAGTTCTTCAACACTATAAGTACAGCCTTTAATAGAAAAAGCAAAATGCTCTTCTTTAGCTAAAAAAGTATGACCACATTCTAAAATTTTACCATCACAAGGACTAATAAAGCCTTCATCAAGTTTTCTTGGAATTTCTAAAGATCTTGTAAAAAGTGCATTTAAACTGTCATATTCATAGGAATTTTTAAATTCACTCATATCAATTTTAAAATAATTTACATATTTTTCATTAATTATTTTTTGTATAAATTTTGGAAATTTACATTTTGATACAAAACCAAATAATCTTGAACTTTGCTTTGAAAAACTCATTTTTTTCCTTTTAAATTTAAAATTACAATTTCACTTTGAGCAAAGACTCTAAGGCTTGGACCCCAAAATCCTGCCCCACTACTAACATAAAGCTTGGTTTTTCCTCCTAAATCATAAAGTCCATGAATAAAACCTTGTTGGAGTTTAACCAAAAACATAAAAGGAAAGATTTGTCCACCATGAGTATGTCCACTTAAAACAAGATCAAAATCACTTAAATCATAAAGCAAAGCTGCTTTAGGTTGATGAGTAAGCAAAATACTAGGTTTACTCGTGTTTAAATCTACTTTTACTCTTGCTAAATCAGGACCCAAAAAACCCTTATTAAGACCTGCTAAATCTGCAATTGCTCCAATATTAATCACATCTAAATCTAAATTTTGGTTTACTAAAATTTTCATATTAGTATGCTTTTTAAGCAAATCTAATACTTGATTAACTCCATGATAATACTCATGATTACCTAAAGCATAAAAAGTTCCATAATAAGATTGCAAATGATTAAGTTTGGAAATATAATGTAATTTTTTAGGATCTGTATCTATTAAATCACCTACTATAACTACCATATCAGGTTTTTCTGAATTTACCTTAGTAATTAATTTCTCTAAAAAATCTTCATGTAAATTCTTACCCAAATGCACATCTGTAAGCATAGCTATTTTTAAATTTTTTTCTAAATCAGCTATATTAATATCTACATTATGAATTTGAGGTATTTTTAAAGCATTATTAATGCTTATATAAGTTAAAAAAAATCCTATAAAAATAAGCATACATTCAAAAGATAAACGTGCGATGAAATGGTATTTCTCATACACTTTTCCTTTAAGTAACAAAATCAACTTTATTAAATCTAATATTAAACTTATAAAAAACAAACAATAAGTAGGTGCATAAAGCATAGCCAAAATTTCATACTCCATATCACCTAAATAATCTTCTTTACGAAAAGCTAAAAATACAGCTTGTGCTAAAAAAAGTAAAATAAAAATAAAAGCAAAAAATTGGTGCAAATGTTTAAAAATAATGATTTTTTTAATAAATCTTTTATAAATATAAACATTAGCCAAAGCAAAAATCAATAATATGCCCAAAGAAAAAATGAAAAATATCATGAAAGCATTATAACAAAGCAAAAATTAAATATCCATATAAATTTTTTTGTTATAATAAAACTTTTTAATAAAATTAAAGGTTATAAAATGTATCGTTTTGCACCTTCTCCAACAGGCGATATGCATATAGGAAATTTACGCGCAGCTTTATTTAATTATATTTGCGCAAAACAAAAACATACAGATTTTATTCTACGTATTGAAGATACAGATCAAATAAGAAATATAGAAGGTAAAGAAGAAGAAATCAAAGAAATTTTAAATATTTTTGGTATTTCATGGCAACATTTTTATATACAAAGTCAAAATTTAAAATTTCATCGTCAAATGGCCCTAAAACTTGTAAACGAAAAAAAAGCATTTGCTTGTTTTTGTACTCAAGAAGAACTTCAAAGCAAAAAAGAATTAGCCAAAAAACAAGGCAAACCTTACCGCTATGATGGCACTTGCGAGCATTTAAGCAATATTGATATTTTAACATGCGAAAAACCCTTTGTTATTCGCATTAAAAAACCTAACCATAATATAAAATTTAAAGATTTTATAAAAGGCGAACTCGATTTCAAACCTCAAGATATAGATTCTTTTGTAATCATGAGAACTGATAAAACTCCAACTTATAATTTTGCTTGTGCAGTAGATGATATGCTTGAAAATATAACTTGTATCATACGCGGGGAAGATCATGTTTCTAACACCCCAAAACAAGAACATATTCGTGCTAGTCTAGCTTATACTAATACTATAACTTATGCACACTTACCCATTATCTTAAATGAAGAAAATACAAAAATGAGTAAAAGAGAAGCGCATTCTTCTGTAAAATGGTTACTTGATCAAGGAATTTTACCTAGTTCTATTGCTAATTATCTTATCATGCTAGGCAATAAAACTCCTTGTGAAATTTTTACTTTAGAAGAAGCAATTGAATGGTTTGATATTACTAAAATTTCTAAAGCCCCTGCTAAATTTGATCTTAAAAAACTTTTACAAATTAATCGAGAACATATCAAAAGAATGCCCAATGAAAAACTCAACCAGCTTCTTAATCTTAATAAAGACCTAGCAGAACTTGCTAAATTTTATACTCAAGAAGCAAGCACCACTAAAGAACTTAAAGAAAAAATACAAACTATTTTTCAAATTAAAGATTATCAAGAATTTCAAACAGAATGTACGATTTTAAAAGATATTTTAAAAAGAATAACATTGTTTGAAAATTATGAAGATTTTAAAAAAGAACTTTTAAATCAAAGTGGTTTAAAAGGTAAAAAATTCTTTATGCCTTTAAGGATTATTCTTACAGGAAACACCTATGGTCCAGAACTTAGTGATCTTTATCCTTATATAAAACAATTTATTCATGAACTAGCAAGGATTTAATTATGTTTTTTGATTCTTTTATTATTTCAATTTTTCAAATTGTTCAAATTATTATTAATATTTACATTTGGATTATCATTATCACCGCTCTTTTAAGTTGGGTCAACCCAGATCCTTATAATCCCATAGTACAAATCTTATATAAATTAAGCTATCCCG from Campylobacter hepaticus includes:
- a CDS encoding phosphatidylserine decarboxylase, whose amino-acid sequence is MSFSKQSSRLFGFVSKCKFPKFIQKIINEKYVNYFKIDMSEFKNSYEYDSLNALFTRSLEIPRKLDEGFISPCDGKILECGHTFLAKEEHFAFSIKGCTYSVEELLRDNFEKEELKNGLDYVNIYLSPKDYHRYHSPCNMQILSASYISGMLYSVNEKSLKHVGNLYVKNERVSLKCQTQKGIFWLVFIGAQNVGKMRFNFDASIQTNAKISHNFTRKYTDLMISKAQELGNFELGSTIVLISQKGLFDYKLKIEQNVKFGEKIAD
- a CDS encoding flagellar hook-length control protein FliK, encoding MINTQITSQISNLQKNDSKTDNNTLKDKTGSKNSSKQSLTEVLKENLTSNKNINKEEITPNFSSNQINEKLKELINKLLNQINAQKNPNSPMLKQGKNLNLAPNFANELKNLSTELAKNDIFTQVLNKLNTILKPASEIKNDNLAPLLKNSGVFLEAKLKDALNEELLPKSFHSLLSAIKGLSNKELSNKIAQLADTNLSPKDALKELKNIIDHYQNQNKTILNKSSFKILLQLSTKLENFKNYISKNPSHAQEKIIPLAHKISKELNSIKHHFSKTLNKSENLLIKDTTILKQVANAFEKLENTLKNILERGNLKNQNKIHLTQNSIHEQNPSKYKHQNIKENSIENKTKNSSQPDEKNHEINPNKQITSTEKKDNKDNDGKIKYQKNNHESNNIKENNTKQENEKNIENKVKDLKNNFKESHQINKDFTPNNKEYPKTNNIQNMQQNTSNNQNILKNQDFIQQNIIKNLAFSTENLDLNQAQDLSKHLNHLFIKINKSLLELDPQSQNAKSNQIELKHLEHKLNHSLKDLAQIKSKTNEDIADSLHHDVKSTLLQISNLAKNENNEAIYNQANRLLAQLEINQLMSLANDSINTYLPFSWEDLNDSKIIFRRGKKDKFFAQIKLEFAKLGNLEILLSLNNEKYIDINIMAENIEFRKTIYENAHTLKRNINKAGLLSGNFFIGDIIKNKFDAKNIKNLDLEIGMDKKV
- a CDS encoding metallophosphoesterase, producing the protein MIFFIFSLGILLIFALANVYIYKRFIKKIIIFKHLHQFFAFIFILLFLAQAVFLAFRKEDYLGDMEYEILAMLYAPTYCLFFISLILDLIKLILLLKGKVYEKYHFIARLSFECMLIFIGFFLTYISINNALKIPQIHNVDINIADLEKNLKIAMLTDVHLGKNLHEDFLEKLITKVNSEKPDMVVIVGDLIDTDPKKLHYISKLNHLQSYYGTFYALGNHEYYHGVNQVLDLLKKHTNMKILVNQNLDLDVINIGAIADLAGLNKGFLGPDLARVKVDLNTSKPSILLTHQPKAALLYDLSDFDLVLSGHTHGGQIFPFMFLVKLQQGFIHGLYDLGGKTKLYVSSGAGFWGPSLRVFAQSEIVILNLKGKK
- a CDS encoding FlhB-like flagellar biosynthesis protein, with product MNEIKKSVKKAVALAYQKEKHTAPKVLASGKGESAAKIIALAKEHGVPIKEDEDLIEILSKLDLGDEIPPNMYKAVAEIFAFIYQMANKTPKT
- a CDS encoding YggT family protein; the protein is MFFDSFIISIFQIVQIIINIYIWIIIITALLSWVNPDPYNPIVQILYKLSYPAYNLVRKIPTRIGSIDLAPLIIVLILKFLDIFLQNILKGIL
- the gltX gene encoding glutamate--tRNA ligase, which gives rise to MYRFAPSPTGDMHIGNLRAALFNYICAKQKHTDFILRIEDTDQIRNIEGKEEEIKEILNIFGISWQHFYIQSQNLKFHRQMALKLVNEKKAFACFCTQEELQSKKELAKKQGKPYRYDGTCEHLSNIDILTCEKPFVIRIKKPNHNIKFKDFIKGELDFKPQDIDSFVIMRTDKTPTYNFACAVDDMLENITCIIRGEDHVSNTPKQEHIRASLAYTNTITYAHLPIILNEENTKMSKREAHSSVKWLLDQGILPSSIANYLIMLGNKTPCEIFTLEEAIEWFDITKISKAPAKFDLKKLLQINREHIKRMPNEKLNQLLNLNKDLAELAKFYTQEASTTKELKEKIQTIFQIKDYQEFQTECTILKDILKRITLFENYEDFKKELLNQSGLKGKKFFMPLRIILTGNTYGPELSDLYPYIKQFIHELARI